The following are encoded together in the Nitrospira sp. genome:
- the mrdA gene encoding penicillin-binding protein 2, with translation MLSTSYPETEFGDLHRRLFALRLGLLLVVGLLGLRLWHLQILEGPYYRDLSENNRTRQVLLEPARGLIFDRNGILLANNVSSFSVYVTLEDVDDREVLIQQLSELLGLDPALVRKKLAIKGSKLLPRKIKDRMTLRDATLVESRRLDMPGVMIQVESQRNYPGGLIASHLLGYVGEISADQLEKPESDDLHQGSIVGQYGIEKSYDRHMRGMAGQKNVEVDALGHEKKSSVVEKPQAGNDLYLTIDARLQKLAEDLLGEEQGAIVALDPNNGDILAMASRPAFDPNVLSRELTAKQWVQIVQDEGRPLNNRASQGQYPPGSTFKIPMAVAALETKTMSPSSTVHCTGGYQFGRRLYRDWKAGGHGYVDLHEALVHSCDVYFYSIGQRMGIDVMAEFGKDFGLGRPTGVELPSERSGIMPTPAWKQKVKRESWLPGETISAAIGQGFVTVTPLQMASMMATVANDGVNYRPRLVRAVMDRATGNLQELPAVPRGKINAKPETFRIIKSALADVVTKGTATRAKSSIVTIGGKTGTAQVAALRTGPEESIPKKFRDHAWFVAFAPVESPKIAVVVLAEHMGHGGAAAAPLAKELIEAYMNLTTPTPVATSGLSGMSPDDGRGIKDS, from the coding sequence GGGCCCGTATTATCGAGACCTCTCCGAAAATAATCGCACCAGACAGGTTCTGCTTGAGCCGGCTCGCGGGTTGATCTTTGACCGGAACGGCATCCTCCTCGCCAATAATGTATCAAGTTTCAGTGTCTATGTGACGCTGGAAGATGTGGACGATCGTGAGGTCTTGATTCAACAGCTCAGTGAACTCCTGGGTTTGGACCCCGCGCTCGTGAGAAAAAAATTAGCGATCAAAGGCAGTAAATTGCTCCCTCGCAAGATCAAAGACCGCATGACTTTGCGCGATGCCACGCTCGTTGAGTCTCGCCGGCTCGACATGCCCGGCGTCATGATCCAGGTGGAGTCCCAACGCAACTATCCCGGCGGACTGATTGCCTCGCACCTGTTGGGCTATGTGGGGGAAATTTCAGCAGATCAACTTGAGAAACCAGAATCTGACGATCTCCACCAAGGCAGCATTGTGGGACAGTACGGCATTGAGAAGTCGTATGATCGGCATATGCGGGGAATGGCCGGGCAGAAAAATGTGGAAGTCGACGCGCTGGGTCACGAGAAGAAGTCGTCAGTCGTTGAAAAACCGCAGGCAGGGAACGACCTCTATCTGACGATCGACGCGCGTCTCCAGAAGTTGGCCGAAGATTTGCTCGGTGAGGAGCAGGGCGCCATTGTCGCGCTCGATCCGAACAACGGGGACATTCTCGCCATGGCCAGTCGGCCCGCCTTTGATCCCAACGTCCTGTCAAGGGAGCTCACCGCGAAACAGTGGGTTCAAATCGTGCAAGACGAAGGGCGCCCGCTGAATAATCGTGCCTCACAAGGCCAGTATCCTCCGGGCTCCACCTTCAAGATTCCAATGGCTGTCGCTGCCCTAGAAACCAAGACCATGTCGCCATCCAGTACTGTTCATTGCACCGGCGGGTATCAGTTCGGTAGACGACTGTACCGAGATTGGAAAGCCGGTGGGCATGGGTATGTCGATCTCCATGAGGCGTTGGTCCATTCCTGCGACGTCTACTTCTACTCGATCGGTCAGCGCATGGGTATCGATGTGATGGCAGAGTTTGGAAAGGATTTTGGGCTTGGGCGGCCGACGGGTGTGGAACTACCGTCGGAACGATCGGGAATCATGCCGACCCCGGCATGGAAACAAAAGGTCAAGCGGGAATCCTGGTTGCCGGGTGAGACCATTTCGGCAGCCATCGGACAGGGATTTGTGACGGTGACACCGTTACAGATGGCCAGTATGATGGCCACCGTCGCCAACGACGGGGTCAACTATCGTCCTCGGCTGGTGCGAGCGGTCATGGATCGAGCGACGGGAAATCTCCAGGAATTGCCGGCCGTTCCTCGTGGGAAAATCAATGCCAAGCCTGAAACGTTCCGCATCATTAAGAGTGCACTGGCTGATGTCGTCACGAAGGGAACCGCGACGAGAGCGAAGTCATCCATTGTGACCATTGGGGGGAAGACAGGGACGGCCCAAGTGGCTGCGCTTCGAACTGGCCCCGAAGAAAGCATTCCCAAAAAGTTTCGTGATCATGCGTGGTTCGTGGCCTTTGCACCGGTGGAATCACCCAAGATTGCGGTAGTGGTACTCGCTGAACATATGGGACATGGGGGGGCTGCGGCAGCGCCTCTCGCCAAAGAACTCATTGAAGCGTATATGAACCTCACCACCCCGACACCGGTCGCCACCTCAGGGCTGTCAGGGATGAGCCCAGATGACGGGAGAGGCATCAAAGACTCATGA
- the rodA gene encoding rod shape-determining protein RodA, which produces MIDRLTERRGLDGFDIRYVGLMLAILAIGVLSIYSVTQGQQNGNTPYYLKQLMWIALGTAAFLIMWAADYHDLARFAYPAYAFILLMLVFVLFEGRTSKGAQRWIAMGPFSFQPSEFAKLILVLVLAHYYSKAPRVGWLQRVIVPGLLVLPGLLLILKQPDLGSGLSFVAVYAAMLLMVGVRSQAIGFILLFGIMLFPFAWEGVWGSLHDYQRQRIMAFVDPGYDPGGKGYHALQSRIAIGSGELLGKGLYGGTQSQLKFLPEGHTDFVFAVFAEEWGFLGVMVLLGLFVGLIWLSLEIASKAKDQLGALLAAGIVAMLCFCVVVNIGMTAGMFPIVGIPLPLVSYGGSATIMTMASLGLLLNVKRKRLSLFY; this is translated from the coding sequence ATGATCGATCGATTGACCGAGCGTCGTGGCCTCGACGGATTCGACATTCGCTATGTCGGCCTCATGCTGGCTATCCTGGCGATCGGGGTGCTGTCCATTTATAGTGTCACGCAGGGACAGCAGAATGGGAATACCCCCTACTATCTAAAGCAGTTGATGTGGATCGCCTTAGGTACAGCGGCCTTTCTCATCATGTGGGCGGCGGATTATCACGATCTGGCGCGGTTTGCGTATCCAGCCTACGCGTTTATCCTTCTAATGCTGGTCTTCGTCCTGTTTGAAGGACGAACGAGTAAAGGGGCCCAACGATGGATTGCGATGGGTCCTTTCAGTTTTCAACCGTCTGAGTTTGCCAAGCTGATTCTCGTGTTGGTCTTGGCGCATTATTACTCGAAGGCCCCTCGTGTGGGGTGGCTGCAGCGTGTCATTGTTCCGGGACTCTTGGTGTTGCCTGGTCTGCTCCTCATCCTGAAGCAACCGGATCTTGGGAGTGGACTGAGCTTTGTGGCCGTCTACGCAGCTATGCTACTCATGGTCGGGGTTCGCTCTCAAGCCATTGGCTTTATTCTCTTATTCGGGATTATGCTGTTTCCGTTTGCATGGGAAGGGGTATGGGGGTCCTTGCATGATTATCAGCGACAGCGCATTATGGCGTTCGTCGACCCAGGCTATGACCCCGGTGGGAAAGGCTATCATGCTCTCCAATCAAGGATTGCCATCGGATCGGGTGAGCTTCTAGGCAAAGGGCTCTACGGGGGGACGCAGAGTCAACTGAAGTTTTTGCCGGAAGGGCATACCGATTTCGTGTTTGCGGTGTTTGCGGAAGAGTGGGGATTTCTGGGTGTCATGGTTCTCTTGGGGTTATTTGTGGGGTTAATCTGGCTCTCGTTGGAGATTGCGTCCAAAGCAAAAGATCAGCTTGGCGCGTTACTTGCCGCCGGTATCGTGGCCATGCTGTGTTTCTGCGTCGTGGTCAATATCGGCATGACGGCGGGAATGTTTCCGATCGTCGGGATCCCCTTGCCCTTGGTGAGTTATGGTGGAAGCGCCACGATCATGACCATGGCGTCGTTGGGCTTATTGCTGAATGTCAAACGAAAGCGACTGAGCCTGTTTTATTGA